The following proteins come from a genomic window of Aquimarina sp. MAR_2010_214:
- a CDS encoding class I SAM-dependent methyltransferase, protein MLTAAEKQLFREELFCHLDGIAVAPVAYSLYKNNITDYLISNKEISISQIAASHKTNEGYLNIALRILSAQGWLDYEANKDDVIIKTNALSELAFDHFYLYEEVVDLLEYSGKFHPRKFELEPFHKLEQLFKKYQNRFGLASEKDSTTTQIQDQVLKHIEGILVGPTTVHLGMGGMFHKYFMEASFSADEYHKFPESFNTILTFLSYLGWFSKSNGNYTFTNKGLFFAKRASAYGVTVSYIPMFRQMDALLFGDPNVLWNPQADTEIHVDREMNVWGSGGAHTTYFKKIDEIIISLFNKPLDEQPKGILDMGCGNGAFLIHLFEVIESKTLRGKHLDDYPLFLVGADYNKAALKVTRANLIQADIWAKVIWGDISDPDLLEKDLKENYTIALKDLLSVRTFLDHNRIWSKPTSQLDIPSQSTGAFAYRGKRLLNSDVERNLKDHFKKWAPHIEKFGLIVIELHTISPELTAKNLGKTAATAYDATHGFSDQYILEIDSFLKVIKEVGLQSDDKYFSKFPNSDLATVSINYIIGK, encoded by the coding sequence ATGCTTACCGCAGCCGAAAAACAATTGTTTAGAGAAGAGCTTTTCTGTCATTTAGACGGGATTGCTGTAGCTCCTGTTGCTTATTCTCTTTATAAAAACAATATTACCGATTATCTAATTAGCAATAAAGAAATATCAATTTCACAAATTGCTGCATCTCATAAAACCAATGAAGGATATCTAAATATCGCTCTGCGCATACTAAGCGCTCAAGGCTGGTTGGATTATGAAGCAAATAAAGATGACGTAATTATAAAAACCAATGCGCTTTCTGAATTAGCTTTTGATCATTTTTATTTATATGAAGAAGTCGTTGACCTCTTAGAATATTCCGGTAAATTTCACCCTCGAAAATTTGAACTAGAGCCTTTTCATAAACTTGAACAACTATTCAAAAAATATCAAAACCGCTTTGGCTTAGCCTCTGAAAAAGACAGTACAACTACTCAAATCCAAGATCAAGTCCTTAAACATATAGAAGGCATTTTGGTTGGACCAACTACCGTACATCTTGGTATGGGCGGAATGTTTCATAAATATTTTATGGAAGCATCCTTTAGTGCTGATGAATATCACAAATTTCCAGAAAGCTTTAACACCATCCTCACATTCCTAAGCTACCTGGGTTGGTTTAGCAAATCAAATGGCAACTATACTTTTACTAATAAAGGATTGTTTTTTGCTAAAAGAGCTTCTGCATACGGCGTAACTGTTTCATATATCCCTATGTTTCGACAAATGGATGCTTTATTATTTGGCGATCCTAATGTACTATGGAACCCTCAAGCTGATACCGAAATACACGTAGATCGAGAAATGAATGTATGGGGAAGTGGAGGCGCACATACTACATATTTTAAAAAGATTGATGAAATCATTATTAGCCTGTTTAATAAACCTCTGGATGAGCAACCCAAAGGAATTCTGGATATGGGATGTGGCAATGGTGCTTTTTTAATTCACCTTTTTGAAGTCATTGAATCCAAAACACTACGAGGTAAACACTTAGATGATTACCCATTATTCCTAGTAGGTGCAGACTATAATAAAGCTGCTCTAAAAGTCACCAGAGCTAATTTAATCCAAGCAGATATATGGGCCAAAGTTATTTGGGGAGACATTAGCGATCCTGATTTACTAGAAAAAGATTTAAAGGAAAACTACACAATAGCATTAAAAGATTTATTATCGGTAAGAACATTTCTAGATCACAATAGGATTTGGAGCAAACCAACTTCACAACTGGACATTCCCAGCCAATCTACAGGTGCATTTGCTTATCGGGGAAAACGATTACTTAATAGTGATGTCGAACGAAACTTAAAGGATCATTTTAAAAAGTGGGCTCCTCATATTGAAAAATTCGGGTTAATCGTCATAGAACTGCATACCATATCCCCAGAATTGACTGCTAAAAATCTTGGTAAAACCGCAGCTACCGCATATGACGCTACTCACGGTTTTTCTGATCAGTATATTTTAGAGATTGATTCTTTTTTAAAAGTAATCAAGGAAGTGGGCTTACAAAGTGACGACAAGTACTTTTCTAAATTTCCGAATTCTGACCTCGCAACAGTAAGTATCAATTACATTATTGGCAAATAA
- a CDS encoding cupin domain-containing protein: protein MNARLEKIVKKLDMNPHPEGGFYKETYRSEGVIPKQILSKEFNGKRKYCTAIYFLLTSDNFSAFHKINQDEIWHYYEGSSLFVHVIDLEGKYHCYSVGLNLDEGELPQLVVPAGCWFASSVKNENSYSLVGCTVSPGFDFDDFELGERKKLVQQFPKYEDVIIHYTRN from the coding sequence ATGAATGCAAGGTTAGAAAAGATAGTTAAGAAACTTGATATGAATCCGCATCCTGAAGGAGGATTTTATAAAGAAACGTATAGAAGTGAAGGTGTTATCCCTAAACAAATTTTAAGTAAAGAATTTAATGGGAAACGTAAGTATTGTACTGCTATTTACTTTCTCCTTACTTCAGACAATTTTTCGGCATTTCATAAAATTAATCAGGATGAGATATGGCATTATTATGAGGGGTCTTCTTTGTTTGTACATGTAATCGATTTAGAAGGGAAATATCACTGCTATTCTGTAGGTTTAAATTTAGATGAAGGAGAGCTGCCTCAATTGGTAGTTCCTGCGGGTTGTTGGTTCGCTTCAAGTGTAAAAAATGAGAATAGCTATTCTTTGGTTGGGTGTACAGTATCTCCAGGTTTTGATTTTGATGATTTTGAGTTGGGAGAAAGAAAAAAATTAGTTCAGCAATTTCCAAAATATGAAGATGTAATTATTCACTATACAAGAAATTAG
- the sucC gene encoding ADP-forming succinate--CoA ligase subunit beta, giving the protein MNLHEYQGKEILNSFGVRIQRGIVAQNANEAVAAAKQLTAETGTGWHVIKAQVHAGGRGKGGGVKLAKNLKEVEEIAEQIIGMNLITPQTSAEGKKVHQVLVAEDVYYPGDSEPNEFYMSVLLNRTSGRNMIMYSTEGGMDIETVAEETPHLIFTEEVDPSVGLLPFQARRVAFNLGLSGTAFKEMTKFVMALYTAYVKSDASLFEINPVLKTSDDKIMAVDAKVTLDDNALYRHKNYVDMRDIREENPIEVEAKEVGLNYVDLDGNVGCMVNGAGLAMATMDLIKQAGGEPANFLDVGGTADAKRVETAFRIILKDPNVKAILINIFGGIVRCDRVAQGVVDAYKNMGDAINVPIIVRLQGTNADIAKELIDSSGLDVQSAVQFQEAADKVQAVLA; this is encoded by the coding sequence ATGAACTTACACGAGTATCAGGGTAAAGAGATATTAAATAGCTTTGGCGTGCGTATACAGCGCGGTATTGTAGCACAAAATGCAAATGAAGCTGTAGCTGCGGCAAAACAACTTACTGCAGAAACCGGAACAGGATGGCATGTAATTAAGGCGCAAGTTCACGCTGGTGGACGAGGAAAAGGCGGTGGAGTGAAGCTTGCTAAAAACCTTAAGGAAGTAGAAGAGATAGCAGAACAGATCATAGGAATGAACTTGATTACTCCTCAAACTTCGGCAGAAGGTAAGAAAGTTCACCAGGTATTGGTAGCAGAAGATGTATATTATCCTGGAGATAGTGAACCGAATGAATTTTATATGTCGGTATTGCTAAATCGTACTTCTGGACGTAATATGATTATGTATTCTACAGAAGGAGGTATGGATATCGAAACTGTAGCAGAAGAAACTCCTCATCTAATTTTTACAGAAGAAGTCGATCCATCTGTTGGATTACTCCCTTTTCAAGCAAGACGTGTTGCTTTTAATTTGGGATTAAGCGGAACTGCTTTTAAAGAAATGACCAAATTTGTAATGGCATTATATACAGCTTATGTTAAGTCAGATGCATCTTTATTTGAAATAAACCCTGTTCTTAAGACAAGTGATGATAAAATTATGGCAGTAGATGCCAAAGTGACCTTGGATGATAATGCATTATATCGTCATAAGAATTATGTAGATATGCGTGATATCAGAGAGGAAAATCCAATCGAAGTTGAAGCAAAAGAAGTAGGTCTTAATTATGTAGATCTTGATGGAAATGTAGGATGTATGGTAAACGGTGCAGGTCTTGCAATGGCTACAATGGATTTGATTAAACAAGCAGGAGGAGAGCCGGCAAATTTCCTTGATGTAGGAGGTACTGCTGATGCAAAACGTGTAGAGACAGCATTTAGAATAATCCTTAAAGATCCAAATGTAAAAGCAATTTTAATCAATATTTTTGGAGGTATCGTTCGTTGTGATCGAGTAGCACAAGGAGTTGTAGATGCTTATAAAAATATGGGTGACGCGATTAATGTGCCAATTATAGTTCGTTTACAAGGTACTAATGCTGATATTGCAAAAGAATTAATTGATAGTAGTGGGCTAGATGTACAAAGTGCAGTACAGTTTCAGGAAGCTGCTGACAAAGTACAGGCAGTATTAGCATAA
- a CDS encoding LON peptidase substrate-binding domain-containing protein — translation MLPLFPLQTVVYPEERLPLHIFEKRYQQLITECEEEGILFGIPTYIDEKLEYGTEVKLQKIVQKYPGGESDVVCQGTRIFKIKNFYQQFPGKLYAGGEVEFLKDDDSSEEELQEELLKNIAILYVELTINNPPVFDIPFVSYQVAHKIGLALHQEYHLLKLRNEVERLKYLIGHLKKTIPVVREMNNAKKVIKMNGHFKNFDPLDFEDFKL, via the coding sequence ATGCTACCTCTTTTTCCATTACAAACCGTTGTGTATCCCGAAGAGCGATTGCCTTTGCATATTTTTGAAAAAAGGTACCAACAATTGATTACTGAATGTGAAGAAGAAGGAATTTTATTTGGTATACCTACTTATATTGACGAAAAGTTAGAATATGGTACCGAAGTAAAACTTCAAAAAATAGTTCAGAAATACCCAGGCGGAGAGAGTGATGTTGTATGTCAAGGAACACGGATTTTTAAAATCAAAAACTTTTATCAGCAATTTCCTGGCAAACTATACGCCGGAGGAGAGGTAGAGTTTCTTAAGGATGATGATAGTAGTGAAGAAGAGTTGCAAGAAGAGTTGCTTAAAAATATTGCTATTTTATATGTAGAACTAACAATAAATAACCCACCTGTATTTGACATCCCCTTTGTTAGTTATCAGGTAGCACATAAAATAGGATTGGCTCTGCATCAAGAATATCATTTGTTAAAACTTCGTAATGAGGTAGAAAGATTAAAGTATTTGATTGGCCATCTTAAAAAAACAATTCCTGTGGTGAGAGAAATGAATAATGCTAAAAAAGTGATCAAAATGAATGGGCATTTTAAAAATTTTGACCCTTTAGATTTTGAGGATTTTAAATTGTAA
- the lysA gene encoding diaminopimelate decarboxylase, with product MENENLLAIANEYGSPVYVYDSSKIISQYDRLSDAFKKVKRLKLNYAVKALSNLAILKLMNSLGAGLDTVSAQEVALGLKAGVKPSNIVFTPNGVSLEEIEEVSALGVQINIDNLSILEQFGTKHPNVPVCIRMNPHVMAGGNSKISVGHIDSKFGISIHQIPHILRIVENTGMRINGVHMHTGSDILDIEVFLRACEILFETAMNFKNLDFIDFGSGFKVPYKLGDIETDIEEFGNKMTKRFNTFCKEYGKELTLGFEPGKFLVSEAGYFLAKVNVIKQTTSTVFAGIDSGFNHFIRPMFYNSHHEIINISNPKGKERFYSVVGYICETDTFATNRRIPEINEGDTIAFKNAGAYCFSMSSNYNSRYRPAEVLWHEGKAHLIRKRETFEDLTKNQVDIDIFSKVVETT from the coding sequence ATGGAAAATGAAAATTTATTAGCAATTGCAAATGAGTATGGGAGCCCGGTTTATGTTTATGACTCCTCAAAAATCATCTCACAGTATGATCGTCTTTCTGATGCTTTTAAGAAAGTCAAACGGTTAAAACTTAATTATGCAGTCAAGGCACTGTCTAATCTTGCTATTTTAAAGTTAATGAATTCATTAGGAGCCGGACTAGATACTGTTTCTGCTCAAGAAGTAGCATTAGGACTAAAGGCTGGTGTCAAACCAAGTAATATTGTTTTTACTCCTAACGGGGTCTCTCTTGAAGAAATAGAGGAAGTTTCTGCCTTGGGTGTACAAATAAATATTGATAACCTTTCTATTCTGGAGCAATTTGGTACAAAGCACCCTAATGTCCCTGTATGTATCCGTATGAATCCGCATGTAATGGCAGGAGGAAACAGCAAAATATCGGTAGGACATATTGATAGTAAATTTGGGATATCAATTCATCAAATCCCACATATTCTTAGGATTGTAGAAAATACTGGAATGCGTATTAATGGAGTACATATGCATACAGGTAGTGACATTCTGGATATTGAAGTGTTTCTACGTGCTTGTGAAATACTTTTTGAAACTGCAATGAATTTCAAAAACCTAGATTTTATTGATTTTGGTAGCGGATTTAAAGTACCTTATAAATTAGGTGATATTGAAACTGACATTGAGGAGTTTGGCAATAAAATGACTAAACGCTTTAATACTTTTTGCAAAGAATACGGCAAAGAACTAACTCTAGGTTTTGAACCTGGTAAATTCCTGGTAAGTGAAGCTGGATATTTTTTGGCTAAAGTAAATGTAATCAAACAGACTACATCTACTGTTTTTGCCGGAATTGATAGTGGTTTTAATCACTTCATTCGACCTATGTTCTACAATTCACATCATGAAATTATTAACATTTCTAACCCGAAAGGAAAAGAACGTTTTTATTCGGTAGTTGGATATATTTGTGAAACAGATACTTTTGCAACAAACAGAAGGATTCCTGAAATTAATGAAGGAGATACTATTGCTTTCAAAAATGCAGGCGCCTACTGTTTTTCTATGTCTAGCAATTACAATTCTCGTTATCGCCCGGCAGAGGTATTGTGGCATGAAGGAAAAGCACATTTGATTCGCAAGCGTGAAACATTTGAAGATCTTACAAAGAATCAGGTAGATATAGATATCTTTTCTAAAGTTGTTGAAACAACATAA
- a CDS encoding SRPBCC domain-containing protein, whose product MEKLQWNSFTKKIYIHKSIEELYDLWATPKGITSWFLKHAEYNTTNGQIREPLERIQKGDTYTWEWHNWDEKEKGEVLEANGDNYIEISFSNSKVSVKLEKKNNVTMVILSQFDIPVDDKSKLQIHYGCSNGWTFWLANLKAFVEHGILLNETEISLQESELSGYEFVNM is encoded by the coding sequence ATGGAAAAGTTACAATGGAATTCGTTTACCAAAAAAATTTACATCCATAAATCTATTGAAGAATTATATGATTTATGGGCCACCCCAAAAGGCATCACTTCTTGGTTTTTAAAACATGCTGAATACAATACTACGAATGGACAAATCAGAGAGCCATTAGAGCGCATTCAAAAAGGTGATACATATACTTGGGAATGGCATAATTGGGATGAAAAAGAAAAAGGAGAAGTACTAGAAGCTAATGGGGATAACTATATAGAAATTAGTTTTAGCAATTCAAAAGTTTCTGTAAAACTCGAAAAGAAAAATAATGTAACTATGGTGATTTTATCCCAATTTGATATCCCTGTAGACGATAAGAGCAAATTACAAATACACTATGGGTGCAGTAATGGTTGGACATTTTGGCTTGCTAATCTAAAAGCTTTTGTAGAGCACGGTATTTTACTAAATGAAACTGAAATAAGTCTACAGGAGAGTGAGCTTTCTGGGTATGAATTTGTAAATATGTGA
- a CDS encoding DUF3820 family protein, translating into MEIQLQKDFLIKLAHTKMPFGKYKDRYLIDLPEYYVVWYHNKGFPKGLLGQQLQTVYELKLNGLEYLIRNIKKL; encoded by the coding sequence ATGGAAATCCAACTCCAAAAGGATTTTTTAATCAAATTAGCACATACTAAAATGCCGTTTGGCAAATATAAAGACAGGTATCTTATTGATCTTCCAGAGTATTATGTTGTTTGGTATCACAACAAAGGCTTTCCAAAAGGATTACTAGGACAGCAACTACAAACAGTATATGAATTAAAACTTAACGGATTAGAGTATTTGATTAGGAATATCAAAAAATTATAA
- a CDS encoding DUF922 domain-containing protein — translation MSKCFTIILILFFANNNGYVGKFSYAERSELDWSDFRGKPNLNSSYGASVNTGITYQWSYGKDKGEIELNYQVDSFCYPSLSWVKRGHMSEELLSHEQLHFDISELHARIMRKRLKEYSSGKNIRRDLNKMYKLVERMRINMQERYDEETDHSRNRGAQKKWEKKVETLMWYYRDFTE, via the coding sequence ATGAGTAAGTGCTTTACTATTATTTTAATTTTATTTTTTGCCAATAATAATGGTTATGTAGGGAAATTCTCGTACGCAGAAAGAAGCGAATTAGACTGGTCAGATTTTAGAGGTAAGCCTAATCTGAACAGTAGTTATGGTGCTAGTGTGAATACAGGAATAACTTATCAATGGTCTTATGGTAAAGATAAAGGAGAAATTGAATTAAATTATCAAGTAGATAGTTTTTGTTACCCATCTTTGTCTTGGGTTAAAAGAGGGCATATGTCAGAAGAACTTCTTTCTCATGAGCAATTACATTTTGATATTTCAGAATTACATGCGCGAATAATGAGAAAAAGACTGAAAGAATATAGTTCAGGTAAAAATATAAGAAGAGACCTTAATAAAATGTATAAGCTGGTAGAGAGAATGAGAATTAATATGCAAGAAAGATATGATGAAGAAACAGATCATTCAAGAAATAGAGGAGCTCAGAAAAAATGGGAAAAAAAGGTAGAGACACTAATGTGGTATTACCGAGATTTTACTGAATAA
- a CDS encoding LysM peptidoglycan-binding domain-containing protein, which yields MKKFLLIFLLLIVSGSTFAQQYKSHTVAKGENVYRIAKRYNTTPEAIYRINPTAKKGISEGEILAIPIVDDQEYNTHIVEKDDTVYSLSKKYNISIETIYILNPEADKGINIGQILNVGKIVKKAPTSIDAISENGKDTVLDSLKIIPKERKIIRFITHKVRRKETLYGIAKKYEVTVEDIKKNNKRLYSEQIRKKDKIRIPVYEDESTSIGTVTNPTDSRLSATTRYTIKPKDTKYNIARRHGITIAELEQLNPNMNQSFPIGMQITVPTAIFVSLKDSIQPGFELYEVKPKETVFRILQRTGISADSLFKMNPYLRDGLKAGMVITIPKDTLTAVSDLDMTKEKYLDLSKNLYNFSPKKVAIMLPFGLDTLNFDARKDTEGFLKSKQSLRIALDLYSGVLIAVDSARTRGITTELNVFDTQKSNNEEYIKKLMAENDFNETDVVIGPLYQANLEIVASELKKYNTPVFSPASRKESSLYDNFFQTRPTNVMLQDKIISYVERDSIDKNIVIIVQQGTKYEQIKEKLIAKFPKAKIAKIEEGNYLYEIRLNKVLDKNKPNWVFLESNDVAMISNVIPLLNAKAESHEITLFTTDKNNAFNNDSVKNMHLSKLHMHYPSVDKEFENKEIEEGKEIAPFIKRYKKEYGIDPNNWAIRGFDIAYDILMRLGTADDLYHSASYEGTTEYVENKFNYSKKLLGGYHNNAAYLIKFDDELKLTLVE from the coding sequence ATGAAAAAGTTCTTATTGATATTTCTGTTGTTGATAGTATCAGGTTCAACTTTTGCACAACAATATAAAAGTCATACCGTTGCAAAAGGAGAAAATGTGTATAGAATAGCTAAACGTTATAATACAACTCCAGAAGCTATATATAGAATAAATCCAACAGCAAAAAAAGGAATTAGTGAAGGGGAAATCCTGGCTATTCCAATTGTCGATGATCAGGAATATAATACTCATATTGTAGAAAAAGATGATACTGTATACAGTTTGTCTAAAAAATACAATATAAGTATAGAAACTATATATATACTTAATCCAGAAGCCGATAAAGGTATTAATATTGGGCAAATTCTAAATGTTGGTAAAATTGTAAAAAAGGCCCCTACGTCTATTGATGCGATATCTGAAAACGGAAAAGATACAGTACTTGATAGTTTAAAAATTATTCCTAAAGAGAGAAAAATCATTCGGTTTATAACCCATAAAGTTAGAAGAAAAGAAACGCTATATGGTATAGCAAAGAAGTATGAAGTTACGGTTGAGGATATAAAAAAGAATAATAAGAGGTTGTATTCTGAGCAAATCAGGAAGAAAGATAAAATAAGAATACCAGTATATGAAGATGAGTCTACATCCATTGGGACGGTTACAAATCCAACCGATTCCAGATTATCTGCTACAACTAGGTATACAATAAAACCAAAAGATACTAAATATAATATTGCAAGAAGACACGGGATCACGATAGCAGAGCTAGAACAACTCAACCCTAATATGAATCAGAGTTTTCCTATTGGAATGCAAATTACTGTGCCAACAGCTATTTTTGTGTCACTAAAAGATTCAATTCAACCTGGATTTGAGTTATATGAAGTAAAACCTAAAGAAACTGTTTTTAGAATATTGCAGCGTACAGGTATCTCTGCTGATTCTTTGTTTAAAATGAATCCTTATTTAAGAGATGGGCTTAAAGCAGGTATGGTTATTACAATTCCTAAAGATACATTAACAGCCGTTTCAGATCTAGATATGACCAAAGAGAAATATCTAGACCTGAGTAAAAATCTTTATAATTTCTCTCCTAAAAAAGTGGCCATAATGCTACCTTTTGGTTTGGATACTTTAAATTTTGACGCAAGAAAAGATACAGAAGGATTCCTTAAAAGCAAACAAAGTCTTAGAATAGCATTAGATCTTTATAGCGGAGTGTTGATTGCTGTAGATTCTGCTAGGACAAGAGGAATTACTACAGAACTTAATGTTTTTGATACTCAGAAAAGTAATAATGAAGAGTATATTAAAAAACTAATGGCAGAAAATGACTTTAACGAAACAGATGTAGTAATTGGACCATTATATCAAGCTAATTTAGAAATAGTGGCTTCAGAACTTAAAAAGTATAATACACCAGTTTTTTCGCCCGCATCAAGAAAAGAATCGAGTTTATATGATAATTTCTTTCAAACCCGTCCGACTAATGTAATGCTTCAGGATAAAATAATATCATATGTAGAAAGAGATTCTATTGATAAGAATATTGTGATTATAGTGCAGCAGGGAACAAAATACGAACAAATTAAAGAGAAATTAATCGCTAAATTTCCTAAAGCTAAAATAGCTAAAATTGAAGAAGGAAATTATCTTTATGAAATTAGATTGAATAAAGTTTTAGATAAGAATAAGCCTAATTGGGTTTTTCTGGAATCAAATGATGTAGCAATGATAAGTAATGTTATTCCTTTACTTAATGCCAAAGCAGAAAGTCATGAAATAACATTGTTTACGACCGATAAGAATAATGCTTTTAATAACGATAGTGTTAAAAATATGCATTTGTCAAAACTACATATGCATTATCCTTCAGTAGATAAAGAATTTGAGAATAAAGAAATAGAAGAAGGCAAAGAAATAGCACCATTTATTAAAAGGTATAAAAAAGAATATGGTATTGATCCTAATAATTGGGCTATACGAGGTTTTGATATAGCATATGATATTTTGATGCGATTAGGAACCGCTGATGATCTATATCACTCGGCTTCTTATGAAGGAACAACAGAGTATGTTGAGAATAAATTTAACTATTCTAAGAAACTCTTGGGAGGGTATCATAATAATGCAGCATATTTGATTAAGTTTGATGATGAGTTAAAATTAACTCTAGTTGAATAA
- the guaA gene encoding glutamine-hydrolyzing GMP synthase, translating into MQNNVLILDFGSQYTQLIARRVRELNIYCEIHPYNNLPENISDFAAVILSGSPFSVRGEDAPHPDLSEIRGKKPLLAVCYGAQYLAHFSGGEVAPSNTREYGRANLSFVQEGEQFFENITKGSQVWMSHSDTIKKLPTGAVRLASTGDVENAAYRIENEKTYAIQFHPEVYHSTDGKKLLENFLIKIADVQPDWTPDSFVDSTVAELKEKVGNDKVVLGLSGGVDSTVAAVLLHKAIGENLHCIFVNNGLLRKNEFSAVLKQYEGMGLNVKGVDASARFLDALAGESDPEGKRKTIGRIFIEVFDDESHKIEDAKWLGQGTIYPDVIESISVNGPSATIKSHHNVGGLPDFMKLKVVEPLRMLFKDEVRRVGASMGLDPELLGRHPFPGPGLAIRILGDITPEKVAILQEVDAIFINGLKEDGLYDKVWQAGAILLPVQSVGVMGDERTYENCVALRAVESTDGMTADWVNLPYEFLQKTSNAIINRVKGVNRVVYDISSKPPATIEWE; encoded by the coding sequence ATGCAAAACAACGTACTTATTTTAGATTTCGGATCGCAATATACTCAGCTAATTGCACGAAGAGTTAGAGAGTTAAATATATATTGTGAAATACACCCTTATAATAACTTACCTGAGAATATATCAGACTTTGCGGCAGTAATCCTTTCGGGTTCCCCATTCTCTGTTAGAGGAGAAGATGCTCCTCATCCTGATCTATCAGAAATTAGAGGAAAAAAACCACTTTTAGCTGTATGTTATGGAGCTCAGTATCTGGCTCATTTTAGCGGGGGAGAAGTTGCTCCATCAAATACTCGAGAGTATGGGAGAGCTAATTTATCATTTGTACAAGAAGGAGAACAGTTTTTTGAAAATATTACAAAAGGTTCTCAGGTATGGATGAGTCATAGTGATACTATAAAAAAACTTCCTACAGGAGCTGTTAGATTAGCAAGTACAGGAGATGTAGAAAATGCAGCATATAGAATTGAAAATGAAAAAACTTACGCTATTCAATTTCATCCAGAAGTATATCATTCTACCGATGGTAAAAAATTGTTAGAAAACTTCCTGATTAAAATAGCAGATGTTCAACCGGATTGGACACCTGATTCTTTTGTAGACTCTACTGTAGCAGAGCTTAAGGAGAAAGTAGGTAACGATAAAGTAGTATTAGGGTTAAGTGGCGGTGTAGATTCTACAGTAGCTGCAGTATTATTGCATAAAGCTATTGGAGAAAACTTACATTGCATTTTTGTTAATAATGGATTATTACGTAAAAATGAGTTCTCTGCGGTATTAAAGCAGTATGAAGGAATGGGACTTAATGTTAAAGGGGTTGATGCTTCGGCACGTTTTTTGGATGCTTTGGCTGGAGAAAGTGATCCTGAAGGAAAAAGGAAAACTATAGGAAGGATTTTTATAGAAGTATTTGATGATGAATCTCATAAAATAGAAGATGCGAAATGGTTGGGGCAAGGAACGATTTATCCTGATGTGATAGAGTCTATATCCGTTAATGGCCCTTCTGCTACCATCAAATCTCACCATAATGTTGGTGGATTACCAGATTTTATGAAATTGAAAGTGGTAGAACCATTACGTATGCTATTTAAAGATGAGGTTCGTAGAGTAGGAGCATCGATGGGGCTTGATCCAGAATTGTTAGGAAGACATCCTTTTCCAGGACCCGGATTGGCAATTCGAATATTGGGAGATATTACACCAGAGAAAGTTGCTATCTTGCAAGAAGTAGATGCCATATTTATTAATGGATTAAAAGAAGATGGTCTTTATGACAAGGTTTGGCAGGCAGGAGCTATTTTATTGCCTGTGCAAAGTGTGGGAGTAATGGGAGATGAACGTACTTATGAAAATTGTGTTGCACTAAGAGCAGTAGAAAGTACAGATGGCATGACGGCAGATTGGGTAAATCTACCTTATGAATTTTTACAAAAAACTTCTAATGCAATAATAAACAGGGTAAAAGGCGTTAATAGAGTAGTATATGATATTAGTTCTAAGCCACCGGCGACAATAGAATGGGAATAG